A region of Acidobacteriota bacterium DNA encodes the following proteins:
- a CDS encoding cation:proton antiporter, whose product MTHDVIAPLLLVLAVVLLAAKLGGDLAVRAGQPAVLGELMAGIAIGNIPAGVFPWLAGLRGDPTLDVLSRLGVVILLFEVGLESTVSQMMKVGLSSLIVATLGVIAPMALGWGVGAWLLPHESWHLHLFLGAVLCATSVGITARVFKDLGRLATPEARIVLGAAVIDDVQGLVVLAAVTSLIASANAGEAVSWMQVLAPLVKAALFLGGAILLGAYLSPRLFHVASKLRARGVLLATGLSFCFILAWLADGIGLAPIVGAFAAGLILEETHTRDFEKRGERSLDQLVEPISAFLVPVFFVLMGMRTDLRAFATPGVLGLAAALTLAAILGKQVCALGVVGKGVDRLTVGIGMIPRGEVGLIFANVGLGLTLHGERVIDAATFSAIVVMVIVTTMITPSALKWSLARGAGRGSPKA is encoded by the coding sequence ATGACCCACGACGTCATTGCCCCGCTGCTCCTCGTGCTCGCCGTCGTTCTCCTGGCCGCGAAGCTCGGGGGTGATCTCGCCGTGCGGGCGGGGCAGCCCGCGGTGCTCGGCGAGCTGATGGCGGGAATCGCGATCGGAAACATCCCCGCCGGCGTCTTTCCCTGGCTCGCGGGCCTGAGAGGCGATCCCACGCTCGACGTCCTCAGCCGGCTTGGAGTCGTGATCCTTCTCTTCGAGGTGGGTCTCGAGTCGACGGTCTCCCAGATGATGAAGGTCGGCCTCTCGTCGCTGATCGTGGCGACACTGGGCGTCATCGCGCCCATGGCCCTGGGGTGGGGAGTGGGGGCGTGGCTCCTGCCGCACGAGAGCTGGCATCTCCACCTCTTCCTCGGCGCGGTCCTCTGCGCCACCAGCGTCGGCATCACGGCGCGCGTCTTCAAGGATCTGGGCCGGCTCGCGACGCCGGAGGCGCGGATCGTGCTCGGCGCGGCGGTCATCGACGACGTGCAGGGTCTCGTCGTCCTCGCCGCCGTGACGAGTCTCATCGCCTCGGCCAATGCGGGGGAGGCGGTGTCGTGGATGCAGGTCCTGGCCCCGCTCGTGAAGGCGGCCCTCTTCCTCGGGGGGGCGATCCTCCTCGGCGCGTATCTGTCGCCGAGGCTCTTTCACGTCGCGTCGAAGCTCCGCGCGCGCGGCGTCCTTCTCGCGACCGGGCTGTCGTTCTGCTTCATTCTCGCGTGGCTCGCCGACGGCATCGGCCTCGCGCCCATCGTCGGCGCCTTCGCCGCGGGGTTGATCCTCGAGGAGACGCACACCCGCGACTTCGAAAAGCGGGGCGAGCGCTCGCTCGACCAGCTCGTCGAGCCGATCTCGGCCTTCCTCGTCCCGGTCTTCTTCGTCCTGATGGGGATGCGGACCGACCTCCGCGCCTTCGCGACCCCCGGCGTCCTCGGCCTCGCCGCAGCCCTCACCCTGGCCGCCATCCTCGGGAAGCAGGTCTGCGCCCTCGGGGTCGTCGGGAAAGGCGTGGATCGCCTCACCGTCGGGATCGGCATGATCCCGCGGGGCGAGGTCGGGCTGATCTTCGCAAACGTCGGGCTGGGGCTCACGCTGCACGGCGAGCGCGTCATCGATGCGGCGACCTTCTCCGCGATCGTGGTGATGGTGATCGTCACGACGATGATCACCCCCTCCGCGCTGAAGTGGAGCCTCGCCCGCGGCGCCGGCCGGGGTTCACCGAAGGCGTGA
- a CDS encoding thrombospondin type 3 repeat-containing protein codes for MGGPPMHHATAMSGSKRRLARAVTQSVATAAFVACASLSAARAQSPEGFGSATTGGAGYPVVTVTTLADYDWTTQTPIVGSLRWAVSGSNRQVRFAVGGTIDLVSKLMIRNVSNVTVDGSTAPAPGITIRLDQIEIRDTSNVIVRSIRSRDQYDRAANIPGIMIYERNDRIWIDHCSVTRASDESIGVYGGTAGAGRPTNVTLSWNLIAEANTPAYLNSGKGILISGTGSSGDLGAVVGEFADRVTVHHNILTHNDQRNPQVSGSVASGVIAPNVDLRNNIMTEWTNYGTRIRFNGSANVVKNIYLSSVFPNNALVLDAAGPVYTSGNVAPPQGSARVDINAMGTVATPIPMPPITETPVADLPAVLFGDGVTTGAGALPRDPYDTGVVQRLALALGGVIQTCAALSGAGCSAGDVCAGGAFVPSSDFGSLCCVGGACTAPPPPPPPTGTDTDGDGVIDTLDNCPAVVNPLQEDLDGDRVGDACDNCPAVFNEGQADGDGDGIGDACDACPGGADVDEDGVCDASDNCVSVYNPSQVDSDRDGIGDACDTCAGGDADLDGVCDAADNCPLVYNPGQENSDGDAEGGDACDITVTFPLNGEITCADPAPTVTWSPEVYNRFKIMIGSDPSFANMVSSGNTMLKTTSWIPSRKSWANLCKRGTPSLYFRVMGKIVNTTAVELSEVDVVNVR; via the coding sequence ATGGGAGGTCCACCCATGCACCACGCCACAGCCATGTCCGGATCCAAGCGGCGCCTCGCGCGCGCCGTCACGCAATCCGTCGCCACCGCCGCGTTCGTCGCGTGCGCCTCGCTCTCCGCGGCGCGCGCGCAGAGCCCCGAGGGGTTCGGCTCGGCGACCACCGGCGGCGCCGGCTACCCGGTCGTCACCGTCACCACCCTCGCCGACTACGACTGGACGACGCAGACGCCCATCGTCGGCAGCCTCAGGTGGGCCGTGTCGGGGAGCAACCGGCAGGTCCGCTTCGCCGTGGGCGGCACGATCGACCTCGTGTCGAAGCTGATGATCCGGAACGTGAGCAACGTGACCGTCGACGGATCGACCGCCCCGGCGCCCGGGATCACGATCCGGCTCGACCAGATCGAGATCCGCGACACCAGCAACGTCATCGTGCGGAGCATCCGGAGCCGCGATCAGTACGACCGTGCGGCGAACATCCCGGGGATCATGATCTACGAGCGGAACGACCGGATCTGGATCGACCACTGCTCCGTCACGCGGGCGAGCGACGAGTCGATCGGCGTGTACGGCGGCACGGCGGGGGCGGGGCGCCCGACGAACGTGACGCTCTCGTGGAACCTGATCGCCGAGGCGAACACGCCGGCCTATTTGAACTCCGGGAAGGGGATCCTGATCTCGGGGACCGGGAGCAGCGGCGACCTCGGCGCTGTGGTGGGGGAGTTCGCGGACCGCGTGACGGTCCACCACAACATCCTGACGCACAACGACCAGCGAAATCCACAGGTCTCGGGGAGCGTCGCGTCGGGGGTGATCGCGCCGAACGTCGACCTCCGGAACAACATCATGACCGAATGGACGAACTACGGGACGCGCATCCGCTTCAACGGGAGCGCCAACGTGGTGAAGAACATCTACCTCTCGAGCGTCTTCCCGAACAACGCCCTCGTCCTCGATGCGGCCGGGCCGGTCTACACGAGCGGCAACGTCGCCCCGCCGCAGGGAAGCGCCCGCGTGGACATCAACGCGATGGGGACCGTGGCGACGCCGATCCCGATGCCTCCGATCACCGAGACCCCCGTCGCCGATCTCCCGGCGGTCCTTTTCGGTGACGGCGTCACCACCGGGGCGGGCGCCCTCCCCCGCGATCCCTACGACACCGGCGTCGTCCAGCGGCTGGCCCTCGCGCTCGGCGGCGTGATCCAGACGTGCGCCGCCCTGTCGGGAGCCGGCTGCTCGGCCGGCGATGTCTGCGCAGGCGGCGCCTTCGTGCCGTCGTCGGACTTCGGCTCGCTGTGCTGCGTCGGCGGCGCCTGCACCGCGCCGCCGCCTCCCCCGCCGCCGACCGGAACCGACACCGACGGGGACGGGGTGATCGACACGCTCGACAACTGCCCGGCGGTGGTCAACCCGCTCCAGGAGGACCTCGACGGGGACAGGGTCGGCGACGCCTGCGACAACTGCCCGGCCGTCTTCAACGAGGGGCAGGCCGACGGCGACGGCGACGGGATCGGCGACGCGTGCGACGCCTGTCCCGGAGGCGCCGATGTCGACGAGGACGGCGTCTGCGACGCCTCGGACAACTGCGTCAGCGTCTACAACCCGTCGCAGGTCGACTCCGACCGCGATGGGATTGGCGACGCGTGCGACACCTGCGCCGGCGGCGACGCCGATCTCGACGGGGTCTGCGACGCCGCCGACAACTGCCCGCTCGTCTACAACCCGGGGCAGGAGAACTCCGACGGCGACGCCGAGGGCGGGGACGCGTGCGACATCACCGTCACCTTCCCGCTGAACGGGGAGATCACCTGCGCCGATCCGGCGCCGACGGTGACGTGGTCGCCGGAGGTCTACAACCGCTTCAAGATCATGATCGGCTCGGACCCGAGCTTCGCGAACATGGTCTCGAGCGGGAACACCATGCTGAAGACGACGTCGTGGATCCCCTCGCGGAAGTCGTGGGCCAACCTCTGCAAGCGCGGCACGCCGAGCCTCTATTTCCGCGTGATGGGGAAGATCGTCAACACCACCGCCGTCGAGCTGAGCGAGGTGGACGTGGTGAACGTCAGGTAG
- a CDS encoding amidase has translation MNDDATKPGDHPSTATAPRRREMLKALAAAGAVSAVFGRALVALADEKAAVTDEMIRQAEWVSGIALDDAQRKLMLDDVNETLQGYAKSRAVAIDNGVAPALMFDPAPFTAPGVDRGRVTSPGRPAPRVGGDDDMAFASVADLGALLRARKISSVDLTKLYLKRLDRYDPILKVSITRTTDLALEQAAKADREMAGGHDRGALHGIPWGVKDLFAVPGFPTTWGAEPYRDQVRKERATVVSRIDEAGGVLLAKTAVGALAWGDVWFGGMTRNPWKTEQGSSGSSAGSASGTAAGLFGFAIGTETLGSVVSPSTRCGTTGLRPTFGRVSRFGAMALSWSMDKVGVLARSAEDCALVFGAIHGADPLDASAVTQPFSWPSPRAPRSLRVGYVKSLFDEDRGAEIKDEAQKARAREWQEIDDRALEALRTLGIELVPIALPKSYPLDGLGVILRAEAATAFDELTRTGRVAELKRQTADAWPNVFRQAQLIPAVEYLRANRIRRLVMTEMEQIMSGIDLYVSPTYSGSNLLLTNLTGHPQVVFPDGFRASDGTPVSLTLTGRLFGEAEILSVARSFQQATDHHLRRPDIKPPVEPAT, from the coding sequence ATGAACGACGATGCGACGAAGCCCGGCGACCACCCCTCGACCGCAACCGCCCCGAGGCGGCGCGAGATGCTCAAGGCGCTCGCGGCGGCGGGCGCCGTCTCGGCCGTCTTCGGGCGGGCGCTCGTCGCCCTCGCCGACGAGAAGGCCGCCGTCACCGACGAGATGATCCGGCAGGCGGAGTGGGTGTCGGGGATCGCGCTCGACGACGCGCAGCGGAAGCTGATGCTCGACGACGTGAACGAGACGCTCCAGGGGTACGCGAAGTCGCGCGCGGTCGCGATCGACAACGGCGTCGCGCCGGCGCTGATGTTCGACCCGGCGCCCTTCACGGCGCCCGGCGTCGATCGGGGGCGCGTGACCTCCCCCGGCCGTCCCGCGCCGCGCGTCGGCGGCGATGACGACATGGCCTTCGCCTCCGTCGCGGATCTCGGGGCGCTCCTGCGCGCGCGAAAGATCTCCTCGGTCGACCTCACGAAGCTCTACCTGAAACGCCTCGACCGTTACGACCCGATCCTCAAGGTCTCGATCACGCGCACCACCGACCTCGCCCTCGAGCAGGCGGCGAAGGCCGATCGCGAGATGGCGGGGGGCCACGATCGCGGGGCGCTCCACGGCATCCCGTGGGGGGTCAAGGACCTCTTCGCGGTCCCCGGATTCCCCACGACCTGGGGGGCGGAGCCCTACCGCGATCAGGTGCGGAAGGAGCGGGCGACGGTCGTCTCGCGGATCGACGAGGCGGGAGGCGTTCTCCTCGCGAAGACGGCCGTCGGCGCGCTGGCGTGGGGAGACGTCTGGTTCGGCGGGATGACGAGGAATCCGTGGAAGACCGAGCAGGGGTCGAGCGGCTCGTCGGCCGGCTCGGCCTCGGGAACCGCCGCCGGGCTCTTCGGCTTCGCCATCGGCACCGAGACGCTCGGAAGCGTCGTCTCCCCGAGCACGCGCTGCGGGACCACGGGGCTGCGCCCCACCTTCGGGCGCGTCAGCCGGTTCGGCGCGATGGCGCTGTCGTGGTCGATGGACAAGGTGGGGGTCCTTGCGCGCTCCGCCGAGGATTGCGCCCTCGTCTTCGGCGCGATCCACGGCGCCGACCCGCTCGACGCCTCCGCCGTGACGCAGCCTTTCTCGTGGCCGTCGCCGCGGGCCCCGCGATCGCTCCGCGTCGGGTACGTGAAGAGCCTCTTCGACGAGGACCGCGGCGCGGAGATCAAGGACGAGGCCCAGAAGGCGCGCGCCCGCGAGTGGCAGGAGATCGACGACCGCGCGCTCGAGGCGCTGAGGACGCTCGGCATCGAGCTCGTCCCGATCGCGCTGCCGAAGAGCTACCCGCTCGACGGCCTCGGGGTGATCCTGCGCGCCGAGGCGGCCACCGCCTTCGACGAGCTGACGCGCACCGGCCGCGTCGCAGAGCTGAAGCGGCAGACCGCCGACGCCTGGCCGAACGTCTTCCGGCAGGCCCAGCTCATCCCCGCGGTCGAGTACCTGCGCGCGAACCGGATCCGCCGGCTCGTCATGACCGAGATGGAGCAGATCATGAGCGGCATCGATCTGTACGTCTCGCCGACGTACTCGGGGAGCAATCTCCTCCTGACCAACCTCACCGGCCACCCCCAGGTGGTCTTCCCCGACGGCTTCCGCGCGAGCGACGGGACGCCGGTGAGCCTGACGCTGACGGGGCGCCTCTTCGGCGAAGCGGAGATCCTGTCGGTGGCCCGCTCCTTCCAGCAGGCCACCGACCATCACCTGAGGCGCCCCGACATCAAGCCGCCCGTGGAGCCCGCTACCTGA
- a CDS encoding serine/threonine protein kinase, with the protein MSSKDSTATGTGAITLLPDAVGRYLLRTQLGKGSMGEVWRAEDPQIGRPVAIKLLNVPEGLSAADRGEWEERFLREARAAGRLSHPGIVAIHDVGKNDEGRPFIVMELVEGRSLDRMMKEQAARKPSTVLAWGVQLAEALDAAHRRGVVHRDIKPANILIDDEGRARIADFGIARVSESELTREGLFLGSPAYASPEQIRGAAVDGRSDLFSLGATLYTLLAGVRPFRGDDMTALAYAICHVDPDPPSRHARGLPEGCDGVILKSMAKDPAARQATARALADDLGAVAGGRRIAPVEATRTSRAPGAAPPPSGTRESFEKRAEVAGSAAGRLVARSAVLAARAAQAAGRAAVRFAKFAIPLVRRGGSAVLSSLGRAARAGARLWARGWKIGPRARASMVAAALVVAALLGLGARGLLARGRASTSKLLEIAGWRHDDEAGDLVIVTGEGAPVTIRIAHSVTRGRLTVWADGRRILGQDLAADAKQVHAFGAKLLTYRKATAEWPVRLAGGSHAVRVRVTDDAADAPLEESLAVDVDPGGRYVLDVHVRSWPTRGLSLDLSRD; encoded by the coding sequence GTGTCATCGAAGGACTCGACCGCGACCGGAACCGGCGCCATCACGCTCCTCCCCGACGCCGTGGGCCGCTATCTCCTCAGGACGCAGCTCGGGAAGGGCTCGATGGGCGAGGTGTGGCGGGCGGAAGACCCGCAGATCGGGCGGCCCGTCGCGATCAAGCTCCTGAACGTCCCCGAAGGGCTGAGCGCGGCCGATCGCGGCGAGTGGGAGGAGAGATTCCTGAGGGAGGCGCGCGCCGCAGGGCGCCTGTCGCACCCGGGGATCGTCGCGATCCACGACGTGGGGAAGAACGACGAAGGTCGCCCCTTCATCGTGATGGAGCTCGTCGAGGGACGCAGCCTCGATCGGATGATGAAGGAGCAGGCCGCCCGGAAGCCCTCGACCGTCCTCGCGTGGGGGGTGCAGCTCGCCGAGGCGCTCGACGCCGCCCACCGGCGGGGGGTCGTCCATCGCGACATCAAGCCCGCCAACATATTGATCGACGACGAGGGGCGCGCCCGCATCGCGGATTTCGGGATCGCGCGCGTCTCGGAGTCGGAGCTGACGAGGGAAGGGCTCTTCCTCGGCTCGCCCGCGTACGCCTCCCCCGAGCAGATCCGCGGCGCGGCGGTGGACGGAAGGTCCGACCTCTTCTCGCTCGGCGCGACGCTCTACACCCTTCTCGCGGGGGTCCGTCCCTTCCGCGGCGACGACATGACCGCCCTCGCCTACGCGATCTGCCACGTCGATCCCGATCCGCCGAGCCGGCACGCTCGCGGCCTCCCCGAGGGATGCGACGGGGTGATCCTGAAATCAATGGCCAAGGACCCCGCCGCGCGCCAGGCCACCGCCCGCGCTCTCGCCGACGACCTGGGCGCCGTCGCGGGGGGGCGCCGGATCGCCCCCGTCGAGGCCACGAGAACCTCCCGCGCTCCCGGCGCGGCGCCCCCCCCGTCCGGAACGCGCGAGAGTTTCGAGAAGCGCGCCGAGGTCGCCGGGTCCGCGGCAGGGCGTCTCGTGGCCCGATCGGCGGTCCTCGCGGCCCGCGCCGCGCAGGCCGCAGGGCGCGCCGCCGTCAGGTTCGCGAAGTTCGCGATCCCACTCGTCCGCCGCGGCGGGTCCGCCGTCCTCTCGTCGCTCGGGCGCGCCGCGCGGGCAGGCGCCCGTCTCTGGGCGCGCGGATGGAAGATCGGCCCCAGGGCTCGCGCGTCGATGGTCGCCGCCGCGCTCGTCGTCGCCGCGCTGCTCGGGCTGGGAGCGCGCGGGCTCCTCGCGCGCGGACGCGCATCGACCTCGAAGCTCCTCGAAATCGCCGGATGGCGGCATGACGACGAGGCCGGGGATCTCGTGATCGTCACGGGGGAAGGGGCGCCGGTCACGATCCGGATCGCGCACAGCGTCACGCGCGGGCGGCTCACCGTGTGGGCCGACGGCCGCCGCATCCTGGGGCAGGATCTCGCCGCCGACGCGAAGCAGGTGCACGCCTTCGGGGCCAAACTCCTCACGTACCGCAAGGCGACCGCCGAATGGCCGGTGCGCCTCGCGGGGGGGTCGCACGCCGTCCGCGTGCGCGTGACCGACGACGCGGCCGACGCGCCGCTCGAGGAGAGCCTTGCGGTCGACGTCGATCCCGGCGGGCGGTACGTGCTCGACGTCCACGTGCGATCGTGGCCGACGCGCGGACTCAGCCTCGACCTGTCGAGGGACTGA